The region AATAACACATCAATatgtcgatccctgggtcaggaagatcccctggaggaggaaatggcaacccactccagtattcttgcctagagaatcccatggacagaggagcctggcgggctacagtctgtggggtctcacagagtgggacacgactgagcgcttgAGCAGCGGCAGTCGTGAGCAGATGAATGGTGTGACTGAGTACTGTCATGAACTGGAGTCACACTGACCCGACACCTACTGTGTGGCGGGTGCTCTGCCAGCAGGGGATGTGCAGCTGAAGGAAGGGCTGGCTCCGGCCGGGTGGGCAGAGCTGGCTTCGAGCCCGAGCCCGCCCCACCGTGGCCCATGGGCCAGCGCGGGGCTTCCCAGGACTCACGCTCCTTTGGAGAGCACTGTGGGCCGCGGAGGCTAAGGGAGCCCTGGGGCAGGGCTCCCAGGCGGCGCTGCCTCCTCAccgtgcccccctcccccaggtgtTCCTGACCTCACCCACCGAGGTGGCCAAGGTCCGCCTGCAGACACAGACGCAGgcgcagcagcggcggcggcccTCGGCCTCGGGGCCCTTGGTGCCCTTGGCCGCGCCTCCCCCCTGCCCCGTGCCCGCCGCGGGTCCGCTGCCCGGGCCCAGGTACCGCGGGCCGCTGCACTGCCTGGCCACGGTGGCCCGGGAGGAGGGGCTGCGCGGCCTCTACAAGGGCAGCTCGGCCCTGCTCTTCCGGGACGGGCACTCCTTCGCCACCTACTTCCTCTCGTACGCCACCCTCTGTGAGTGGCTGACTCCTGCTGGCCAAAGCCGGCCAGGTGAGCcggggggcctggggcctgggatgGTGCAGGTTAGGGTATGTAGGGGGGTGGTCAGCCCAGCCGGCATTGCAGCCTGGAGAGGAGACGGATCGAGGCCACGCTGGCCCCGGGGCCCCCAGGTGGGATGCTCGTGGCCCCCAACACGAGTCAGAACAGGCCTGCTCCGGGTGGCGGTGGACAGGTCACATGGGTGGCAAGAGCCCAGGGCACCCTCACGGCCAGGAGGCCCTGCCTCGGGTGCCTGCCCTACCCTGCCCAGTCTCCCCGGCGCAGCTTCTAACCGAGGCGCCCGTGCGCTCTCCCCGCAGATGTCTCGGGCGTGCTGGTGGCCGGTGGCTGTGCCGGGGCGCTGGCCTGGGCCGTGGCCACCCCCATGGACGTGATCAAGGCGCGCCTGCAGGCGGACGGCCGGGGCCGCCAGCGCTACCGTGGCCTCCTGCACTGCGTGCTGACCAGCGTTCGGGAAGAGGGGCTGCGCGTGCTCTTCAAGGGGCTGCTGCTCAACTGCTGCCGTGCCTTCCCTGTCAACATGGTGGTGTTCGTGGCTTACGAGGCCGTGCTGAGGCTCACGCGGGGCCTGCTCACATAGCTGCTGCCCACCACCCACTCCGGGGGTGGGGCGCCAACCTGCCAAGAGCTCCCAGAGGGGCCTGCAGGAGCTAGAGGCGGCGGAGGGGAGTGCGAGGCTCTGGACCCAGGGGGCTACTACCCCCCAGCATGGCCAGGGCCTCCCCGCCCGGCGATGGACCACGAGGGGAGGTCCGGGGGCCCGCCCGGCCACGGCCAAGTTGACCTGAGGGTCAAAgccagggaggggcaggtgggcccCCAGGGATGAGGATGTGTTGGCCTGGGGCTGTCTGTGCATTTGGTTGGTGGGGCCATCCCCGGCTTCCCTTTCAGCCTTTCCCCCACGCTTTGTGTCCTCAGGGCGCCCCTGAGTCCGCCTGACACCGTTCCTGCACCCCACCCCTACTCAGTCAGCTCTCCCTGCTGTGCAGGCCGCCCTTCAGGCCTGGGACCCGGGCACAGCTGTCGGGCGCCTGCCTGCTTGGTCCCTGCACCAGGCAGCCCCGGGAGCTGTGTGAGGTCTGGTCCCCCTTGTTCTGCTGCAGAAGCAGGACTCAGAGGGGAGCTGTtgctaataaaatgtttttctcaggCTGCTCAGGCATGTTGCTCTGTGGTCTGTGGGGCTGGTGACTGGTTTTCCCCATTGTCAGCTGGTCCTCAGAGGCCAAGGCCCTTGCCAACTGAGTGGCCGAGGTGCCCACCAGGCGGACGGTGCATGGAGGCCCAGCCCAGCTCCCCCTGACTCCCCTGGTCTGTGCGAGGAGCCTGCCGCAGCATGAAGCCAGTTCTCCTCACCCCTCTACCCCGTCCCAAACCCACCCGCTTTCTGAGTCAAGACAGGGCCCGGAGGAGGGGCGGTCCATGTATCAGCACTGCTGGGTCCTCAGGCAGGTCATCATGACGGCTCAGAGGGGGAGCCAGGcctgcccagggccacacagcatgGAGGACGGGGGACCTCACACCCGCACTTCTGAGATCCCAGCCCTCTCTCAGGCACCACGTGGCTTCCAGGGATGGTCCAGCATGAACAGCTAGGTGCCCACTGAAGCAGCCCTCTGATAAAGCCAGGCGACCCCTGCCTGGACACTCACTCATTCGGACACCAGCCTTGACTGTGACTTTGGACTGAAGGACATTCAGGGTTCTGGCTGAACGGAAAACTCTTTCCTGTTCCCAGAAAACATGGGTGGACCCTCCTCTGGCCTCTCCTGTCCCAAAACCCAGGCATTTGCTTACCCCTGTGCTCTCTATGGGAGCACCTCTCCCCGCCCCTGCCTGGACGACCACAGGTCCCAGATGgcacttcttccaggaagctctCCCTGCCTGCCCTCGGCTGCGGGAAGGTCTCTCCTGCTTTGCCCCCCTAGGCCCCCCGCTCACCGTCTGGTCACTTATCcatctcctgcccccacccccaccccacccgagACTGCAAGCTGCCTATGGGCAGCAGGCTCGGTATGGGTTATACTCAggtcagagcctggcacacagccgGTGCTCGAGGGTTTGTGTGTGATACCGGTGTCATACAGCCGGTGCTTGtgcttgtgtgcgtgtgtgtgtgtgtgtgtgtgtgtgtgagataccGGTGTCATACAGCCGGTgcttgtgcttgtgtgtgtgtgtgtgtgtgtgtgtgtgtgtgtgtgtgtgtgagataccGGTGTCATATAGCCAGTGCtcaggtgtgtgtatatgtgagatACTGGTGTCATACAGCTggtgctcgtgtgtgtgtgtgataccaGTGTCATACAGCCAGTgctcgggtgtgtgtgtgtgtgtgtgtgtgtgtgtgtgtgtgtgtgtgagatactGGTGTCATGCAGCTGGTgcttgagggtgtgtgtgtgataccAGTGTCATACAACCAGTGCtcggggtgtgtgggtgtgtgtgtggcataCAGCTGGtgctcagggtgtgtgtgtgtagtatacAGCTGGTGCTcggggtgtggtgtgtgtgtgtggcatacaGCTGGtgctcagggtgtgtgtgtgtagtatacAGCTGGTGCTcggggtgtggtgtgtgtgtgtggcatacaGCTGGtgctcagggtgtgtgtgtgtagtatacAGCTGGTGCTcggggtgtggggtgtgtgtgtggcataCAGCTGGTGCTCAGGGTGTGTGTGTAGTATACAGCTGGTGCTcagggtgtggtgtgtgtgtgtggcatacaGCCAGGGCTtaggggtggtgtgtgtgtgtggaatgcACGAATGCGTGCGTGAGCGAGGCCCCGCAGAGCGTTCCTGGGGGTTCACTGGTACGCTGGTGAAGATGCTGGGGCGTCCTGGCCAGGTGCTGGCAGAAGGGGTCAGCTCACAAAAGGGGTCAACCGCTATCGAGCCCTGTGTCATCTTCCTGACGAGAGTGCTGCTAGCCTGCCCAggtgctttcctccaggggaggGGGTGGTCACCGGGCACTGGCCCTGCCGTGCTGGGGAAGCAGCTCTGCCTCGCTCGGGCCACAGCCGTGGAGAGGTGAGGTCCTCTGGAGCGTGGAAAtgaagggtggggagaagggctgGCCCAGAGTCCACagggcgcttcccaggtggcgaggTGGTAAAGATCCCATCTGccgacgcaggagatgtggggacGCGGGGTTGGGGCCGGCCCACCTCTCCACCTGCGTGGGCTCTTGCTGCCCCTCAGACCCAGCTCCATCGGGTCCACCAGACTGGGCACCCCTGAGGTGCCGTGAGGTCTGAGGGGATGGACAGTAACAGTCATGGCAGCTGGGGACCGAATCCAACCTCACCCCTCAGACAGCGCTGGGCTGCACACCTGCCCATCCTGATTCAGGGCTTCTCTCGGGAACTGTAAGAATCCTCTGTTTTTTAGCGAAACGTGGGGGGTGGGAGTGTCTGTGGCCCTTACCAGCAGTGACTTTGGGCATTGACCTCTGACCCAAGACCCAGCTGACCCAAACATGAGGTGTCTGTCGTTGCTTCTGTTACatcagggggtgggggtgaggtccCTGCCCCCCGCCTCCGTCATTGGCTACTGTGGGGCTGCAGCCCTGTCCTCTGAGACCCAGGACAACGCCCACCCTCCCTGGGGCCTTGGCTGTGGTCCCTCCTGAGAGATGGGCACAGGGGAGCAGAGAGATCACCTTAGCTGCCCAGCCACACCGCCCCACCCTCTGCTGGGGGCTCACCTCCAGTCCGGAGGGAGTAGAGGCTGGGTGAGGAGACGGGACGTGCTCCCGATCCTGGCGCTGCCCAGGTGGGAACCTCGTGCGGGCACAGCACAAGACAGGGTAGGCCCGTCTGACACGACCTCACGGGGCGGCCTTGGACAAGCCACTGTGCTCTCTGCTGGACCTCAGTCTTCCCGCCTGCAGTATGAGGCGGGCAGGCAGCGCGAGCCCTGGGCTCATCTGGCCGGGCCCTTGCTCTGAGACCCCTGCAAATGGCCTGGGGCCACTGTCTACACAGCACCTTTCAGACCACCCCCATGGCCACTTCCCTCGACCACAAAATGCGGACATCTGTCTGCGTTCTCCAAGGCTGTCAGGAACATCCAGTGAGTGTGGGAGCCAGCGCCACGCAGGGCTGTGATCCCATCCCGCACGCGTGCCAGGGGGACCTCTGCAGGCTCAAGGGCATCCACGGCATGGCCCTGGGCCAGAGTGAGGCCCCTGCTCGCTCCTCAAACCCCAGACAGCACAGTGACACAGGTGGGACCATAGGAAGTTTATTGTCATGAGAGAGACCAGAGTAGGGTGCCCAGGAATGGACCCTGTGCCTCCAGAAGGGACAGATACTTGGACCAAGGGCTTTCCCTGGGACAGGTCTGCGCTTTTCCACAGCTGCACAGGGCGCTCCACCAAGCAGGCCTCCCACGGACACGCGGCCGCGGCCTCGAGGGCTGCTGGCGGCATCTAGCTACGTCCGCCCGTCTGGGGACACAGGCAGGGCCTGCTGTGTGCAGACAGACCTCCACACCAGTCAGGTGTCAAAACAAAAGGATGTGCAAAGGCAACAGACTGGCCTCAGCGTCCGGCTCGGTCAGAGTGGAGCAGCCACTGGTTCCCCACATGGAGTGTCTAGGATTACTCGGTGGATAGAGCATTAGTTCGCTCAGGGAAAGGCGCGTCACTTCTGGAGTATAGTACATGCATGGCCTGGAGTTTAGTAAGTAAACTGGAAAGTTTCACCCATAAAGACTCAATTTAGTAAAAATTGGCCAACTCAGGCCAATACTCAGAAACGTTAAAGGCAGCTTTTAAGCTGTGAGATCTTGGAATTTAAAGTTTAGCAAAGCCTTTGGCCATCATTTCATCTTCAATAAGATGGGAGGGGGGCATGGGCTGAAATG is a window of Bos indicus isolate NIAB-ARS_2022 breed Sahiwal x Tharparkar chromosome 21, NIAB-ARS_B.indTharparkar_mat_pri_1.0, whole genome shotgun sequence DNA encoding:
- the SLC25A47 gene encoding solute carrier family 25 member 47 produces the protein MDFVAGAIGGVCGVAVGYPLDTVKVRIQTEAKYTGIWDCVRDTYHRERVRGFYRGLSLPVCTVSLVSSVSFGTYRHCLAHICRVRYGSADAKPAKTDITLSGFASGLVRVFLTSPTEVAKVRLQTQTQAQQRRRPSASGPLVPLAAPPPCPVPAAGPLPGPRYRGPLHCLATVAREEGLRGLYKGSSALLFRDGHSFATYFLSYATLCEWLTPAGQSRPDVSGVLVAGGCAGALAWAVATPMDVIKARLQADGRGRQRYRGLLHCVLTSVREEGLRVLFKGLLLNCCRAFPVNMVVFVAYEAVLRLTRGLLT